One Formosa agariphila KMM 3901 genomic window, AGAATTACGAGAAAAACAAGCATTGGAGTGTTGCTTCTGGCAATAGGATTTTTATTTACCTCTTGCGAAGAAAAAATGGAAACTGTTAAAATTCATAACGAAGAGTTGCAAAAAGAATTGATCTTCGAGGATAATTTTGATTCTGGTTTGGAGCAATGGAACGTGGAACAAGGATCTGAAGGACGAACCGTAGAAACCAATAAAAGTAAATTAGAAATAGATGATGTTGCTGGATGTACCGTTTGGTTAAAAGAAGCGTTTAGTGGATCTATTATGATTGAATACGATGTTAATTTAATTAAAGATGGTGGTCCTAACGACCGTGTATCCGATTTAAATTGCTTTTGGATGGCAACCGATCCAGAAAATCCATCAAACTTATTTGCAAATTCAAAGCAACGTGACGGTAAATTTTCTAACTACGATAGTTTACAACTTTACTACATGGGAGTTGGTGGAAATGATAACAAAACCACACGCTTTAGACGTTATACAGGAGACGGAGGTCGTCCGTTATTACCAGAACACGATTTAAGTGATACTAAGTTTATGTTAGAGCCAAACACACCTTATCATATAAAAATAATAGCTCATAACGGAATTATTCAATATTACAGAAACGATCAGTTACTAGTAGATTTTAAAGATGATGCACCATATACTTCTGGTCATTTTGGATTTAGAACAGTTAAAAACCACATGACAGTCGATAACTTTAAAGT contains:
- a CDS encoding DUF6250 domain-containing protein translates to MFRITRKTSIGVLLLAIGFLFTSCEEKMETVKIHNEELQKELIFEDNFDSGLEQWNVEQGSEGRTVETNKSKLEIDDVAGCTVWLKEAFSGSIMIEYDVNLIKDGGPNDRVSDLNCFWMATDPENPSNLFANSKQRDGKFSNYDSLQLYYMGVGGNDNKTTRFRRYTGDGGRPLLPEHDLSDTKFMLEPNTPYHIKIIAHNGIIQYYRNDQLLVDFKDDAPYTSGHFGFRTVKNHMTVDNFKVYQLK